A section of the Solitalea canadensis DSM 3403 genome encodes:
- a CDS encoding porin family protein: protein MNKKIILIAAFICFSLASKAQNFDLGLKVHPLFGWLVPEEGKSNGATTGFSYGLMGDFYLKERYAFSTEFALTTMGGSIKQGDSQNGEETEYKLKYVEIPISLKLKTNKIGEGQLYGQFGFVPGIKVGAKISGTITENGVSRDYDNESISSNINPFRLSLLIGGGYEYYIDNSTRITAGLSLNNGFTDVFSAGEAKNSYVAINLGIFF from the coding sequence ATGAATAAGAAAATTATCTTAATAGCAGCTTTCATATGTTTTAGTTTAGCTTCAAAAGCACAGAATTTTGATTTGGGCTTAAAAGTTCATCCATTATTTGGATGGTTAGTTCCTGAAGAAGGAAAAAGCAATGGTGCAACAACAGGATTTTCTTACGGTTTGATGGGCGATTTTTATCTAAAAGAACGATATGCTTTCAGTACGGAGTTTGCCTTAACAACAATGGGTGGTTCTATAAAGCAAGGCGATTCACAAAATGGAGAGGAAACAGAATATAAACTCAAGTATGTAGAGATCCCCATTTCGTTAAAATTAAAAACCAATAAAATCGGTGAGGGGCAATTATATGGCCAGTTTGGGTTTGTTCCGGGAATAAAAGTTGGAGCAAAAATTAGTGGCACAATTACTGAGAATGGCGTTTCCAGAGATTATGATAATGAAAGTATAAGTAGTAACATTAATCCTTTCAGACTTTCTTTATTGATAGGAGGAGGCTATGAATATTATATAGATAATTCAACACGTATCACCGCAGGTTTAAGTCTCAATAATGGTTTTACAGATGTGTTTTCGGCGGGAGAGGCTAAGAACTCCTATGTGGCTATAAATCTGGGGATATTCTTTTAA
- a CDS encoding NAD+ synthase — translation MKIALAQLNYHIGNFESNTSKIIEAIRKAKAQQADLVVFSELAICGYPVRDFLEFSEFIKLCDLAVDKIAKEAKDIAVIVGAPSVNPKLEGKNLFNSAYFIENGKVKVKVNKTLLPTYDVFDEYRYFEPNTEFKVINFKGHNIALTICEDLWNVDEDPLYVNAPMDELIHQQPDLMINIAASPFDYHHREDRLEVLSSNCEKYNLPLIYVNHTGAQTELIFDGGSLALNSKGQIVEELDYFEEDFSIINFNSEITSPDQKGSAIVGEWQNEDNDKIIDISAHSKIERIYNALVLGIKDYFQKSGFTKATLGMSGGIDSAVVLALACEALGKNNVLPVLMPSQYSTGHSVEDSLTMINILGCKHEIIPIKDVFDVFQTTLSPQFKDLPFNLTEENMQARIRGVLLMAMSNKFGYILLNTSNKSENAVGYGTLYGDMCGGLSVIGDVYKMQVFALARYINRNGVIIPKNIITKAPSAELRPDQKDSDSLPDYDVLDKVLYQYIELRKSSNEIIALGFDEALVKRILKLVNTNEYKRHQTPPILRVSPKAFGVGRRMPIVGKYLS, via the coding sequence ATGAAAATCGCACTTGCGCAGTTAAACTATCATATCGGTAATTTCGAATCAAATACAAGTAAAATAATAGAGGCAATTCGTAAGGCGAAAGCTCAGCAGGCCGATCTGGTAGTATTTTCTGAACTGGCAATTTGTGGTTATCCGGTACGTGATTTCCTTGAATTTTCAGAGTTTATTAAGCTTTGCGATTTGGCTGTAGATAAGATAGCAAAAGAAGCCAAAGATATTGCTGTAATTGTTGGTGCTCCATCAGTAAACCCGAAGCTCGAAGGGAAAAATCTTTTTAATTCTGCCTATTTTATTGAAAACGGAAAGGTTAAAGTTAAAGTTAACAAGACCTTATTGCCAACCTATGACGTATTTGATGAATACAGGTATTTCGAACCTAATACAGAGTTTAAGGTCATAAATTTTAAAGGCCATAATATAGCCTTAACTATCTGTGAAGATCTTTGGAATGTTGATGAAGATCCATTATATGTAAATGCTCCGATGGACGAACTTATTCATCAGCAACCCGATTTGATGATCAATATTGCAGCTTCTCCATTTGATTATCATCACCGTGAAGATCGTTTGGAAGTACTTTCAAGTAACTGTGAAAAATATAATCTGCCCTTGATTTATGTAAATCATACAGGTGCACAAACCGAGTTAATTTTTGACGGAGGCTCTTTAGCCCTGAACAGTAAAGGCCAAATTGTTGAAGAACTGGATTATTTTGAAGAGGACTTCTCAATAATAAACTTTAATAGTGAAATTACTTCGCCTGATCAGAAGGGAAGTGCAATTGTAGGAGAATGGCAAAATGAAGATAATGATAAGATTATTGATATTTCAGCCCATTCAAAAATTGAAAGGATCTATAATGCATTGGTCCTGGGAATAAAAGATTATTTTCAAAAGTCAGGTTTTACAAAGGCCACATTAGGGATGTCGGGAGGTATTGACTCAGCGGTGGTTTTAGCTTTAGCTTGTGAGGCCTTAGGAAAAAACAATGTTTTACCTGTTTTGATGCCCTCTCAATATTCAACAGGACATTCTGTAGAAGATTCGTTGACAATGATAAATATATTGGGGTGTAAACACGAGATTATTCCGATAAAAGATGTTTTTGATGTATTTCAAACTACGTTATCACCGCAATTTAAAGATTTACCTTTCAATCTTACCGAAGAAAATATGCAGGCGCGTATACGAGGTGTATTGTTAATGGCAATGTCGAACAAGTTTGGATACATTCTGCTTAATACATCTAACAAGAGTGAGAATGCCGTTGGATATGGAACGCTTTACGGTGATATGTGCGGAGGTTTGTCGGTAATTGGAGATGTGTATAAAATGCAAGTATTTGCGTTGGCAAGATACATCAATAGAAATGGAGTGATTATTCCTAAGAATATCATAACCAAAGCACCTTCTGCAGAACTTCGACCTGATCAAAAAGATAGCGATTCTTTACCTGATTATGATGTATTAGATAAGGTACTTTATCAGTATATTGAGTTACGCAAAAGCTCTAATGAAATTATAGCCTTGGGATTTGACGAAGCCTTAGTAAAGCGAATTCTCAAACTTGTGAATACCAATGAATACAAGCGTCATCAAACTCCTCCAATTTTACGTGTTTCACCGAAAGCTTTTGGCGTCGGAAGGCGCATGCCGATAGTAGGAAAATATCTTTCCTGA